The sequence ACTTGGTGATGTCTAATCCGCCGTGCCTCCAGGGAAGTGAAGCATTGGTAGACCCAAGTCGTGCCTTCTGCACTCTGCAGCTCCTGGAGCCTTCTTTTCGGTCCAAGGAGATTTTCGCAATGGGGTTTGCACGCAAGGCCAGCATTTCCGTACTCGTGGCTACCATCGGTTTTTCGTCCGGCTGCGCAAACATGTCGGACAACGAGTGGGTGAACAAGGAGAACATTGGCACGCTGGTCGGCGCGACCGCTGGGGTGTTGATCGGTAGTCAGGTCGGCCAGGGTAAAGGTCGCACCGCTGCCATGCTGATCGGCGCACTGGCCGGCGGCGCCTTGGGCAAGACGATTGGCGCGAAGATGGACGAAAACGACCGCCAAGCCCTGGCCTTGCAGACCCAGCAAGTGCTCAATGCCAGCGGCGATGGCCAGGCCACTACCTGGACCTCCAGTCACAGCGGCGCTACTGCGCAGATCACTCCGGTCAAGACCCAAACCGAGTCGCGCCAGGTCACCGTCAAACGCCTGCCAAAGGTACAGACGGTGTCGAACATGACCGTCCTCAACAAGCCTTTCCGTACCCTGAAGTCTGCCAATCTGCGAAATGCGCCAAGCGATTCCGCAGAGAAAGTCGGTGGCTTGCAGGCCAATGCGACCTTCATGGCCATGGGCCGGACCGACAATAACTGGATCGTGGTCGGCCGTCGTGGTGTGACCGTCGGCTATATCTACGCGCCGCTTACCGCTCCAGTGAGCGCCGTCGCGCCTGCCGTGCCTTCGGCTGGCACAACTAACGTCGCCTCCGTGGCTCCGGCGACTGACCTGGACGCCCTGGACGACAAGAAAGCCAAGGCAGATGGCTTCGATCTGGACGCCGTCCCAGTGCAGGAAACCATGGCTGCGCAGACCACTTGCCGTACCGTCAATTACGACATTGATGCCCAAGGCAGCCACGAGCAGCAAACCGTCAAGGCCTGCCAGGCTGGCGATGGCGCCTGGGAACTGATCTGACGGAGCGCTATCGATGAAAAAATTGGCTATCACGCTAAGCCTTCTCGCCCTCTCCGGGGCGGCGCAGGCTGAGAGTTACCGCCTGGCCTACTCGAAGGCCGAGAACGTCGAAGTCTTTGTCGATCATCCGGCAGGACAGCCTTGGTGCAGCCAGCAGTTGGAGCTACGTTTCGTTTTCGCTGCCAAACCGGCGCAGCCGTCGGTTGATCGGCTGATGCCCAAGCTTGGTGGGTTGCTGAACGGCCAATGCCCCAGCGCCACCTCACTGACCTGGAAGAGTGTCGATAGTAATGGCGCCGGTTCTGCCAGCGGCAGTGCCAGCAAGGCCACTGGCTGGGCCGCAGTTCTGAAGCAGCCAGCCCCGACGGTCGCCGCTAGCGCTCCGGTTGGCGCCGCCGCCACGCCGGCTCCCGAGGCCGCCCCTGCGGCCCCGGCGCCTATCGTCAAGCCCGAAGCGCTGGCGCCTGCCTCGCCGGCAGCTGTGGTCGCACCCGTGCCTCCGGCTCCGGTCGCCGAGCAGGCGTCCGCGAATGGCATGCCTAGCGACTTCGCCGTCAACGGCTGGAAGCCCCCATTGGAGGACGAGGTACTCAAGGCAACCGATTTCTTCGTCCAGGTACAGGACCAGAGCGGCTGTCGTTTCCGAATCACGCGCAAGCTCGATGGCAATTCGCAGTACCTCAGCGCCCAGTCCAGTGGCGTGACCTGCGGCCCAGACGGTTATGCCAGTGGCACCGGGCAGCTGACGCTGATGCGCTCCGATGGTGTTGAAATTGGCAGTTATCGCGGTGGATTCCATCGCGGCATTCCATTCAACCGCGAGGTGCCCCCGCTTCCCATCGTCGCCTTCGACGGGAACCACAACGCCTACCTGCTGTTGTTCAGCGAGCCCAGTACCCGTGTGCACTATCTGGTGCGGGCCGACGCCGGTTGGGATGGTCGTTGGGATTTGGATAACCAGCCGCTGATCGCGCTGACCGACAATCTCGATCTGTTCCGCAAGATCGAGAGCATCCGCAGTAGCCTGCTCTATGGCCTGAGCAAGCTCGACAAGGCACTGCCGAAGACCAGCAGCGTGAGGTTCTACGCCGTCCGCGACCTGCCCAACGGCATGCTGAAGGGTGACCGCGACCAGTGGCTGTACGAAGTCAGCGCCGACCGGGGTTGGAGCAGCAAGGCGTGGGATTTCAACCCCCAGTACGCGCACAACTGGCTGTTCGATGCCGAGGCCAAGGCTGCCAGGCAGCAGCGCGAGCTCGAGGCTCAACGTCAGCGTGAGGAGCAACTCAAGCGCGAACAACTGGGCTACCAGGCCGAGCAGCAACTGCGCCTCTACGGCGAGTTACGCAAGGAGGCTAAGAACCCCCGAGAGCTCTACTCGCGCATTCTCAGCGATGTCAGCTACTCAGCTGTTGGTGGCAGCGGATACGCGAGCCTGGTGACTGGCGGAAACGCGAATCTGAGCCAGATCGTGCGCATTAGCGGCAAGAGCGACGAAGGCTGGAAGGTGGACTACCCCTACGAAGCTCTACTCAGTGCCGATGACGCGAGTAAGAGTCCAGAAAAGGGATGGTTCCTGGTCAAGGGCAAAGTCAGCCTCGACAGCGAAAAACGCGACAAGGACGATCTGCCATTGACCCTGATCGCGGCGAGCAGTTTGCAGCCCTGCGGCGAAGAGGGCTGCACCGATCTGCGAGACCCGCTAAAGCTGGTGCGGCAACAGGTGGGCGACGATCAGTGGACCCCTGAAGGCGCCAGGGAAACCATCAAGCAGGCCTGGCCGGACCGGGTTGTGGATCAAGGGGAGGCAGAATGATGCAGAAGAAAGTACTGATCCCGGCAGGTCTCGTGGTGCTGGCTGTTGCCGGTTACTTCGGGCTCGGCGCGTACAGCAGCAAGCTGGCGCAGAAGAAGCTGGAGGACTGGGTCTACGATCAGAACCTCGGCGACAGCCTGAGCTGGGAGTCGGTCAGCGCCTCGCCTCTGGGCGGCACCGTAACCATCAAGGGTGTCGAATTCAGCGCGGCGGCCGGCAGCGACCTGGAGTTGCGCGCAAATCGCGTGCAGCTCTCCGAGTTGATCGACGAAAACAACCGCACCCGAGCGCGCATCAAGATCGAAGGTGTTTCGGCTTCGCCGAAGCTGCTTGGCTTGATGCGGCAGTACGGCAGCTTCGGCGGATATGGCATGGGCGTCGCCGCCTATGGTCCGCTGCTCAGCAGCGGACGCAATGAGCTCAAACCGTTCGATCTGACGCTTTACGTCGACGCCAACGATGACGAAGGCACCTTGGAGTCGGACTTCAGCCTCAATCTGCCGGAACTGGCCTCCGTCGAGATCCACTATGGCCTTGCTAACCTGAAGGACTTCAATCGCGGTATGCGTCGTCTGCAGGACAGTCTCGATCAGTTGCGCAAGAACCCGGGGTGGCTGGGGGCTTCCCTCGCCGACACCGGTGCTGATCTGGAAAGCATGATGGGGCGTGCAGAGCTGAGTGAAGTCAGCTTGAGCCTGAAGGACAATGGTCTCGTCAAGCGGAGCGTTGCATTGCAGAAACGCTATGGCACTCCGCTGGACCCCACTGCCGGTGATGCCGATAAGCAGCGTGACGAGTATTTCGAAAAGACCCTGCGCACGTTCGGCAAGAATTGCGAAAGCGGTTTGCGCGATTCGGCGCCCAAGCTGATCGACCTGTGCGAGATTGCCGTTGATGTGGCTAACGGCAAGAGCCGTGGCATCTCCTTCAACGTCAAGCCGGACGAGCGTGTACGTCTTGCTGACCTGGAGCGGCTTCGTGCGGGCGGCCCGGCCAGCAAGCGCCTGGTTGAGCGTCTCAATCCGGAAGTCAGCGCGCTCTGAGCCGAGCCGGCACGGCGGGTAATCCGCCGTGCCGGTAGAACTTCTGAGTTGTTCGGCGCTCGTCGGATATCGCGTCGCTTGCTGCCGTGTCGCGAAGTATCCTTTCCGGCTCACAGGCGCTGCCGGAGTTTGGCCCGATGCATTACCAGAACATCCTCTTCGACCTCGACGGCACCCTCACCGACCCGCGCGAGGGCATCACCCGGTCGATCCAGTACGCCCTGGCCCAGCTCGGCATCGACGAGCCGGACCTGCGCCAGCTGGAGCATTTCATCGGCCCGCCGCTGCTGCAGTGCTTCATGAGTTCCTATGACTTCGACGAGGCGCGCGCCTGGGAGGCGGTGAACCATTACCGCGCGCGCTTCAAGGATGTCGGGCTCTACGAGAACCGCGTTTTCGAGGGCGTTGGCGAGCTGCTCGAACTGCTCGGCGGGCAGGGCCGCACGCTCTATATCGCCACCAGCAAGCCGACCGTGTTCGCCGCCGAGATCGCACGGCACTTCGATTTCGCCCGGCACTTCAAGGTGATCTACGGCAGCGAGCTGGATGGCACGCGCACCAACAAGGTCGAGCTGATCGAGCACCTGCTCGCCTGCGAGGGCCTGGACCCTACGCGCACGCTGATGATCGGCGACCGCAAGCACGACCTGATCGGTGCGCACCGCAATGGTTTGCGCGCCGCCGGTGTCGGCTACGGCTTCGGCAGCCGCGAAGAGCTGATGGCCGAGAACCCGGCGCATTACTTCGCCAGCCTGGGCGAGTTGCGCGAGGCTTTTGCAGCCGGCTGAGGGCCGGCCGCGATCGCGGACTTCATGCCGGCTCTGCGGCAAGAGTGTTAAGTCGTTGAAACACAAGTGACCGGTGGTGCCGCTGCGAGCGCCGCCGGCGTCAGCATTCCAGGCCAGGAAGACCACCATTCGTCGGCTGAATAGTGCCGCTTGAGTCCTCGGCAAGTAGAAATTTTCTCGACATATCAAGGGTCTGGCTCAGTCGCCGAGGCAATGGCGCCAAATTGACATCATTTCCTGCTCCTCTACCTTTCCACGAGCCCGCCGATGGTCTTCTCAGGCAAGGACTGCAACTGAGCAGTGGAGAGTCGAGCATGCGTGATCTACCCCTTGATCCAGCTACCCGGACGGGTGCGAGTCCCTCCCGTTTGCTGCCGATGGTGCTGGCATCGCTGCCCTGGATCGTGGTGGCGTTGCTCGCGTGGCTAGGCCTGCCGCTGTGGCCCCTGCTGCTGCTCGGCTGCCTGGGTAGCCTGGCCATCGGCTAATTCGCCACGAACGCGGCGCCCGCTGAGGAACGCGGTCAGGAGCTGCTCGATCCGAATCAGCTGCCGCGCTGGCGCCAGGTGCAGGACGTCGCGCAGGAGCAGCTGGGTGCGGTCGACGGCCATGTCCGGCAGATCGACAACATCCTCCAGCAGGCCATCGGCCGCCTCACCGCGAGCTTCCATTCCCTCGCCGAGCGCATCGACACCCAGCGCGGCCTGTCCCATTCGCTGATCGAGCGCTACGACGGTCGCGGCCATGTGGATGACGCCATCAATTTCCAGGAATTCGTGCAGACCACCCAAAGCACCCTGGCGCTGTTCGTCGAGGCCACGCTGGAGACCAGCCGCACCTCGCAACAGCTGGTGCAGCGCATGGATCGGGTGACGCACAAGATCAGCGAGATCCTGCAGTCGACCCAGGACATGGACGCCATCGCCAAGCAGACCAACCTGCTCGCCCTCAACGCCGCCATCGAGGCCGCGCGGGCCGGCGAGAGTGGCCGTGGTTTCGCCGTGGTGGCAGATGAGGTGCGGGCACTCTCGACCCGTTCCACGCACTTCTCCGAAGCCATCCGCCAGCACGTCGACGTGGTCTACCGGGAGATCAAGGATGCCGAGGGCGCCATCGCCCAACTGGCCGAGAAGGACATGTCCTTCGCCCTGGATTCGAAACAGAAGATCCAGCGCATGTTCGACGATCTGGAAGCCATGAACAGCCATACGCTGAAGGTCATCCACGAGCTGGACCGGATTTCCCTTGAAGTCGGGCAGGGCGTCGATGCCGCTGTCACCGCGCTGCAGTTCCAGGACATGAGCAGCCAGCTGCTCGGGCAGATCGGCAAGCACGGCGCGCGCCTGGGCGATCTGGCCACGGCGCTTGGCGCGCTGGGCGTGCAGCCGCCGCAGGAGTGGCGTGAGCGCCTGGACCGCCAACTCGAGGAGCTCAAGCGTCCGTTGGCCAATCCGGTGGCGCAGAGCTCGCTGAACGCCGGCGAAGTCGAGTTGTTCTGAGGCGGATTCCAGGCGGGCAGCGCTTCCGACGGATTGCTGACGCCGGTCGTTGGACAGCTTGTAACAAGATGCTTCACTTCTGATGGCTTGGTGATATCGGGCGGCTGTGCCGCCCACGCAGGAGCGGTACCGGGTAGGCGCCCGGGAACATGGAAACCCGCAAGGAGAGAGTCATGGGCAAGCAGATCCTGATCGTCGACGACTCCGCGTCGATCCGCCAGATGCTCAGCTTCACCCTCAAGTCCGCCGGCTACGAGGTGGACGAGGCGGTGGACGGCAAGGACGGCCTCGGCAAGGCGCAGCGCAAGGCCTACAACCTGGTGTTCACCGACCAGAACATGCCGAACATGGACGGCCTTTCGCTGATCCGCAGCCTGCGCGAC is a genomic window of Pseudomonas knackmussii B13 containing:
- a CDS encoding HAD family hydrolase — encoded protein: MHYQNILFDLDGTLTDPREGITRSIQYALAQLGIDEPDLRQLEHFIGPPLLQCFMSSYDFDEARAWEAVNHYRARFKDVGLYENRVFEGVGELLELLGGQGRTLYIATSKPTVFAAEIARHFDFARHFKVIYGSELDGTRTNKVELIEHLLACEGLDPTRTLMIGDRKHDLIGAHRNGLRAAGVGYGFGSREELMAENPAHYFASLGELREAFAAG
- a CDS encoding response regulator — its product is MGKQILIVDDSASIRQMLSFTLKSAGYEVDEAVDGKDGLGKAQRKAYNLVFTDQNMPNMDGLSLIRSLRDMGSYRSVPILMLTTESSDAMKQQGRTAGATGWLVKPFDPPKLLEVTRKVLP
- a CDS encoding glycine zipper domain-containing protein → MGFARKASISVLVATIGFSSGCANMSDNEWVNKENIGTLVGATAGVLIGSQVGQGKGRTAAMLIGALAGGALGKTIGAKMDENDRQALALQTQQVLNASGDGQATTWTSSHSGATAQITPVKTQTESRQVTVKRLPKVQTVSNMTVLNKPFRTLKSANLRNAPSDSAEKVGGLQANATFMAMGRTDNNWIVVGRRGVTVGYIYAPLTAPVSAVAPAVPSAGTTNVASVAPATDLDALDDKKAKADGFDLDAVPVQETMAAQTTCRTVNYDIDAQGSHEQQTVKACQAGDGAWELI
- a CDS encoding methyl-accepting chemotaxis protein translates to MTHKISEILQSTQDMDAIAKQTNLLALNAAIEAARAGESGRGFAVVADEVRALSTRSTHFSEAIRQHVDVVYREIKDAEGAIAQLAEKDMSFALDSKQKIQRMFDDLEAMNSHTLKVIHELDRISLEVGQGVDAAVTALQFQDMSSQLLGQIGKHGARLGDLATALGALGVQPPQEWRERLDRQLEELKRPLANPVAQSSLNAGEVELF